A stretch of DNA from Glycine max cultivar Williams 82 chromosome 18, Glycine_max_v4.0, whole genome shotgun sequence:
TTTATCACACCTTATTCTCAAGTCATTAGTGCAGAGTGCGTAGATGGTTCTGCCACAGTCTTAACTCGTGAACACTATGAAAAATGCATGCCTTTTTTTTCCCCCACTTCAAGGGACAGAATACATTTGTGCTTTAGGCAGTTTAGAAGCAACAAAGTCAAGCCCTTTGACTTCAGTAAACTGCGTGGTTACTATACTCAACCAATTCTTTCTTGCTTGCACCATGATTCAATCCAGAACCCTGAGAGCCTTGTGGGAGAAGATGAAGAGTTGAGTGCAGGTGAGGATGTGAAGGTAGGAGCCAAGAGGAGGAGAGGTGATAAGGGGTCTCCTCAGTCTTGGATAAGTCGCCAGGGAGTTAGGAAGTTAATTAAGAGTAAGCAAATGATGGTATACAAAACCTTCCAGGTTGCAAATTATGCAAGATCAGAAAGGAGATTGCTTTCTCGGAAGCAGGTTGAGTGTCAACCTTGGTCTAACCACACATACAAGGTTGATGACAAGATAGAGTTACTTTGTCAAGATAGTGGCATCAGAGGCTGCTGGTTCAGGTGTACAGTTGTTCAGGTAGCCCGGAAGCAGTTGAAAGTCCAATATGATGATGTCCAGGATGAAGATGGAAGTGGAAATCTTGAGGTATAGTCAAGCTTgagatattttaaattcaattttctgGTTAGTACTTAGTACTATTGTAAAATATGTGGATAAATAAAGGGTGTTCCTATATAAGGTTTTATCattcagaaaaaagaaaatttaaggttatttagttttaggcttctaGCAACTAGTAAAATGAATAGCGTTCTTTAATCCTTGCAGTTGAAGTTTAAGCCAAATCTTAccaagtgatgaaataatgggTTTCTGTATAGAATTAGAAATCATTCTAGTTTAAGTTTAATGTGAATTAGTTGGTTATACTGAATTAATCAAGGATCCAGTATTCTACTGGAATAAACTATTCCCTGTTTCTAATAATCTGCTAAGTTATAAGGATCTACTGTGTAAAATCTTTTTCATTCTAAATTGAATCCCATGGGAATAACTAATTGTGCTTGAGATATTCTTTAACACTTTGTTTGATCTCTTTGCTAAGCTATGTAAGAATGACAGGAGATTATTTAGGCAGGTTTTATACATGGATGAGTTTTTTTTAGTGGAGTACAAgaaattcatttatatatatatatatatatatatatatatatatatatttacaaatgtAGAGGGTAATGGGATTGCTAATAATGGATTGGAATGGCAAAGTCAAATATGATACAATTTGAGACTTCTGATGAGTTATGtggaaaaataaagttatagCACCAAATAGAATGCAGAATATTCCAAATAAAAGATTTGTTGATTcacttattttatacttttacacCATTCACTTCTCAGTTCATAACTTTTATCTGAATATTTTCCATATTTTAGGAATGGATCCCTGCTTTCAAGTTAGCCAGGCCTGATAAACTTGGGATGAGGCATTCTGGCCGCCCCACCATCAGGCCAGCTCCAACTTATGAGGAACAGGAACTAGCTGTTGAGGTTGGAAATGCAGTTGATGCATGGTGGAGTGATGGCTGGTGGGAGGGGGTTGTAACTAGAAATGACAACTGTGGTGATGATAGTGCTCAAGTCTACTTTCCCGGTAtgctaatttaattttctttttcaagccCTTTCTGTAaatcatttcttcatttttaatggAACTGTTTTTGGTGGTGTCAGGTGAATGCTTGCTGATGAAAGTGTGCAAGAAGGATTTAAGAATATCTAGAGATTGGTTAGGGGACAGTTGGATTAACATTATGGCAAAACCTGAAATAACTAAAACTATTATATTCACAGCTAATAATAGTTTTAACACAGAGCTTTATGTGTCCCCATCTATCGCTAAAGATGCGGACTCTGTTGGTTTTGCTAATTCATGTCATGGTGATCCTGTTAGTAAGAAGTCAAATGAACCGGTTATCAAA
This window harbors:
- the LOC100306240 gene encoding uncharacterized protein isoform X2, with product MAVNNRCFVEWKEQFVSQERGNRVVHYYLKDSAGEPVLAVVGTERSVRHMCYVVAEEFLEICGKEGSIPTGFKWRSRREVVDWLTSTLSKQNLQGDRSVSSGHNLVPAHETTNDTVNEITGLSVQITDDKDFPMSNSKLSNSDIVWSGVAWRCGKQLKHYPAFFRNGIKIAIQSFVFVMGKGENHYIAYVEDMYEDRRGQKKVKVRWFHHNQEVKGVVPVRNLHPREVFITPYSQVISAECVDGSATVLTREHYEKCMPFFSPTSRDRIHLCFRQFRSNKVKPFDFSKLRGYYTQPILSCLHHDSIQNPESLVGEDEELSAGEDVKVGAKRRRGDKGSPQSWISRQGVRKLIKSKQMMVYKTFQVANYARSERRLLSRKQVECQPWSNHTYKVDDKIELLCQDSGIRGCWFRCTVVQVARKQLKVQYDDVQDEDGSGNLEEWIPAFKLARPDKLGMRHSGRPTIRPAPTYEEQELAVEVGNAVDAWWSDGWWEGVVTRNDNCGDDSAQVYFPGECLLMKVCKKDLRISRDWLGDSWINIMAKPEITKTIIFTANNSFNTELYVSPSIAKDADSVGFANSCHGDPVSKKSNEPVIKEVNLVSCDGSTKEENFVSCDDSAEDRDCVQDNKPSSEKCTQAENIDSDVNCDHEDNCVDNDNDKNSDDGGNKNDDDNGNKDMEVFETSVLDGETVELMEVAV